In Streptomyces sp. Li-HN-5-11, the sequence GGGAAAGCCCGCCGCCGAAACCCCGCAGGTGTGGACCCTCTACAAGGAGGTGCAGCGCTACTGGGACCGGGGCCTGCGCGCACCGGACGACGTGACGGTCGTCCTCACCGACGACAACTGGGGCAACATCCGCAAGCACCCGAACCCGGCGGAGCCCGCGCGCGGCGGCGGCTACGGCCTGTACTACCACTTCGACTACGTGGGCGCGGGCCGCAACTACAAGTGGGTCGACACGGCGAACCTCCGCAACGTCTGGGACCAGCTCCACCAGGCCCACGCCTTCGGCAACCACGGCCTGTGGGTGGCCAACGTGGGCGACCTCAAGGGCAACGAACTGCCGACCGAGTTCTTCCTCACCTACGCCTGGGACCCGGACCGCTGGGACCTGGACCGGCTGGGGGAGTGGGAGCGCCACTACGCCCGCCAGAACTTCGGAGAGCCGGAGTCGGAGGCGATCGCCGAGGTACTGGCGACGTACGGCAGACTCCAGGCCCGCCGCAAACCGGAGCTGCTGAACCGCCGCATCACCCTCGGGAGCGGCGGCAAGGTGGTGAACGACGACGAACAGACGCCGTACTACTTCGCCCACCGCGAGCTGGAACGCGTGACCGAGGAGTGGAAGGGCCTGGCGAGAAAGGCGGACCGGATCGCGCGCAGGCTCCCCGCCGGCACCCAGGACGCGTGGTTCGAACTGGTCGGCTACGAGGTACAGGCGACGGCGAACCTGTACGAGCTGCGGTGGGCCGAGTTCACCAACCTGCTGTACGCGAAGCAGGGCCGGGCGGCGGCGAACGACCGCGCGGAACAGGCCGAGGCGGCTCTGGCGAAGGACTTCGCCCTGGCCGACCGCTTCAACGACCGGATCGCGAACGGCAAGTGGAAGGGCTTCCAGACCCAGCCGCACATCGACTACGGCGACGTCGGCCGCTACGGCCCGAACGCCGGCTGGCAACAGCCCGAGAAGGACAACGTGGCCCTGCCGGACGTGCTGTTCCCGGCGGTACGCAGGATCGAGGTCCCGCTCGCCGCCGAGCTGGGTGTGTCGGTGGACGGCGCGGACGACGCGGGGAAGTGGTGGCCGGGAGGAGCGGGCACCGAGGAGGCGAGACTCCCGGACTTCAGCCCGTTCCAGACCCGCCCGCGGCAGTACGTGGAGATCTTCAACCGGGGCCGCACGCCCTACGACTACCGGGTGGAGCTGTCGGCCCCGTGGCTGATCGTCGACCGCCCGCGGGGCCGGGTGGGGCAGCAGGTCCGGGTGGAGGTGCGGGTGGACTGGACGCGCGTGCCGGCGGGCGGGGCGGAAGGCCCGGTGGAGGGCTGGGTGGAGGCCTCGCTGACGGTCTCGGGCGCCGGGTCGTCGGTGAGGGTGGCGTGCCGAGCGGAGCGGCCGGCGCTGGGGGGCGTGGGGGGTGCAGGGGGCAGGCAGAGCTTGGGGGGCTCGCAGAGCTTGCGGGGCTTGCGGGGCTTCGTCGAGGCGGGCGGCTACGTCGCGATCGACGCCGAGCACTACGACCGTGCGGTCGGGCAGTGGCGCCGTATCGACGGCATCGGGCGGACGGGGCGGACGGGCGCGGGGATGACGCCGTGGCCGGTGACGTCGCCGCGGAGGACCCCGGGGGGATCGTCGCCCCGGTTGGAGTACGAGGTGACCCTGCTGTCGGCGCCGGGCGAGGTGACGGTGTGGGCGGAGGTGTCCCCCCGGAACCCGGCGCTCCCGACGGGAGGCCTGCGGTACGCGGTGTCGGTCGACGACGGAGCGCCGGTCGTGGTGGACATCAACGCGGCCACAGGGGCGGACGACGGCCTGATGAACGACCAGTGGGCCCGCAACACCTCGGACAACGTCAACCGTACGGCGACGCGGCACACCGTGTCCGGACCGGGCCGGCACCGCCTGACCTTCTGGATGGTGGACCCGACGGTGGTCCTGCAACGCCTGCTGATCGACACGGGCGGGCTGCCGGCGACGTATCTGGGGCCGCTGGAGAGCCGGAGGGCCTGACGGCTGACAGATGAGTCAACGAGGAAGCACGGGAAGGCACCGTGACGAAGCCCGACGCCCCTCGGTTGTGCTGGATGGATGGACCAGGCGATGAGATCGCCGGGCCAACCAGGCGAACTCAGCACGGCGAGGGGTGGACTGGACGGTGGGCGGGAGTTCCGTAGAGCGTGGGCGTGTGGACCTGGCGTCCTCACCGGCCGAGAAACGGGCGGCGGCGAAGACCATCGAGGACGAGATCGAGCCGGGCGCGCGCAGGGCGGGCGGCTGGGCGGACGAGGAGACGGCAGCCGCGGTCCGCGCCTTCGGCGCGAGGGACGGCGACGGCTGGCTCACGTCGGCGGCACTGAGGAAGGCCCACCGGACGTGGACCGGCCAGGTGAAGAACCTGATGGACCGCCTCGCTTCGGAGAAGGACGCCCTGAGGAGCACCAACAGGGTCCTGACGAGCACGGACCTGGCGACCGGTTCGGCGCTGCGGCAGGCGTCGGCACTCGACCGCTACTGACGGCTGACCACTGACAAGGCGTACAGGGACCGTACCGGGCATGCCGACGTACCACGAGATCATGACCACCGACCTCTCCGCGCTCACCACCGCGGCCGACCGCTGGGACGGCGTGGCGGGCGAGTTCGAGAAGCAGGAGAAGACGTACAAGCAGCACGTCCACGGCATCTCCATGGGCCGGACATGGACGGGCCTGAGCGCCGACGCGGCGAACGCCCGCTTCACCCTCACGCTGCGGCAGCTCCAGTACGCGCAGACGGAGGCGAAGGCCGTCGCGTCTCTGCTGCGGGACGCGCACACGCAGTTCGCGGAGCTGCAGGGGAGGCTGAAGGCGGCGCGCCGGGAGGCGGTGGCGGCGGGGATGAGGGTGTCGGAGCGGGGGGTGGTGAGCGCGGACCCGGACAAGGCGAGCGGAGGCGGACCCGGGAACGGGAAGGGAGACGAGACCGGCGGCGCGGGCGACCACACCGAGCAGACGCTGGTGCACTCCTGGCAGGACCGCATCAACCAGGCGGTCCGGGACGTGACCGACGCGGACGTCGGGGTCCGGATCGCACTGACCGCGGCGGTGATCGACTCGGATGTGCTGGCCGGCGGCCGTGGCTTCAACGGCAGCGCGCAGGGCGACATCGAGACGTACGAGGCGGTGCAGGCGGAGGAAGCGCTCGGAAAACTGAGCAGGGGCGGCCACCTCTCCCGCGTCGAACTGGCCGAGCTGCAGCGCACGTTCCGCGACAACAGCCACGACGAGGCCTTCTCCCGCACCCTGCTGGACGACCTGGGCCCGGCCGGCACGATCCGGCTGACGAACGAGCTGAACGACCTGATCCACGTCCACGGCGGCCCGCACACGAACGCCTTCTCCTCCATCGAGACGGGCCTGGCCGACACGCTGGCCACGGCGACGAAGGACACGAAGTCGGAGTGGTACAGGCACTGGCGGGCCGGCATGCGGCACGCCGGCGTGGAACGGTACGCGACCGACGCCCAGGGCGCCCGCCTGGACAAGGCGGTCGGCTACCAGTCGCTGGTCACGCTGATGCAGCGGGGCCACGGTTACGGGCGCGGCATGCTCGAGGACCTCACGGACGACATGATCGCGGCGGAGAAACGGGAACCTGGCATCTGGCACGCGAAGGGCGCCTACGCGGGCCGGCACGACGGTTGGTTCGCCAACGACCCCGTGGACGGCATGCTCGGCGTCATGAGCCGGGACCCGGCGACGGCGGCGCACTACCTGAACTCGGACGCCCATATGAAGTACCTGATGAAGGAGCGCGACTGGAACGTCACCCTCCACGAGCACGGCGACCCGAAGTCCGGCGGCTACACAGCAGGCCTCGACTCGGACGACCGCGCGGGCTTCGGCGCGGCCCTGCAAGCGGCGACGACGGGCATCGACCCCTCGGACAAGCACGCGCACTACGTCCCCCACACGAAGCAGAACGAGGCGGTACTGAAATCCGCCCTCTCCTACCTCGCGGACCAGGGCGACGACTTCCCCCCGTCCCTGCGCCGGCCCGTGGCCAACATCCTGGTCAACCACGGCGCAACGATCCACGCCTCCATGAGCGAGGTCGACATCTCGAAGTCCCCCCTGAAACAGGACCAGCTCTTCGAGGTCGCCAAGCAGGTCTCCAAGGACAAGGACGCCTACGGCACGCTGAACGGCGGCCTGAACCAGGCGATGGTGACAGCGATCCACGACAACCATGCAAGCTCAACGGAGCCCCTCGTCCGCGCGGGCCGAACGGTCGGCTTCCTGGAGGAGGCCCGCATCCAGGCCCAGGGCGACCCAAAAACAGCAGCCTTCGAAACCAAGCCGCTCTTCGACAAGGCGATCGGGTACATCCCGGTGGTGAACGAGGATGTGCAGGAGGGGTTTGACTATGTTACGGACAAGTGGATGGAGGATGAGCAGAAGAGGCTTGACAAGAAGCAAGCAGACCAGAACTTCAAAGCCTACGACGCGAGGAATGGGCAGTTGATGAGCCTTGCGGGGGAGTGGATGAAGACTCATCGAACGACTGATAACTTCGATGCAAAAACTGAGATCGGCAGATCGGCTCAGGATGGTATGGCTCACGCGACTGGAGTGTCCGGGGAGCGGCCAAAGTGAGCGCACATAATCGTGCTCGTTTTCTGAGCCTGGTCGTGTTCTCAGTATTAGCTTTCGGCGTGTCATGCAGCGGCTCTGCTTCGCAAGAAATCCCGAATAGGATTTGCGGCACGCTAATCGATCCCGCTCTCACTCGTCCACTCGTCGCGCCCGTCAACGGATGGCACGAATATGATCGCGTCGACCGCGCTGAAGCGATCACCGCTCCTTGTCTCGTTCTCTCGGATCGCAATGTGGTGATCCGATTCCGCTTTTCATGGGATGAAGGCCCGGCGAACCTCATGTACCTGGCCGAGGATACGGGTTCGGTTTCGGGTGTCGCAGCCCCTCAGGGTATCCCCTCCCGCTACAAGACGATCGTCGGCACTGACGGCGCAATCTCCACAACACCGTGCAAAACCAAGGGGGGTGACTACTTCACCCTGACCCTCCAGCTCCCCCAAATCAAGCTAACCGACCAGACGCACCGCAAGGACATCGAGAAGTTCATGCGCGCCTACTTCCCCGCCACAGTCAAGACTCTCGGCTGCCGGGATGCGAAACGGTGAGTTGTTCGGCAACGAGTGAAAGCCAGCCACTGGGTGAGTACGGGGCCGGCGGGTCGACCTCCATGCCCAGCTCGGCGATGGCGAGGGCGTAGTCCGTCTCGTCCAGGTCCAGGGCGAGCAGTTCGCGCAGTTCCCCGACCAGGCGGACCACGACCTGCGGGTCGGAGGAGTTGCGATAGTCGGCGACGGCCGCATCGTGGTCGTCGAACTCGTCCGGCATGTCCTGAGAGAACCACCCGCCGAGGAACTGCCCCAGCTCCGGAAAACGGGCGTGCCATTCCCAGTGTGTGGCCGGAGTGGCCGGCTTCGGAACCTCTCCTTCCTCGACGCTGCGCTTGATGTGGTCGGCGAGGCAGTACAGCCACTGCCTGACGTCGCCCTCCGCCAGACCGACGTCGGGGATGGCATAGA encodes:
- a CDS encoding glycosyl hydrolase 115 family protein, which encodes MSGSGDVSRRIVLGAGLAAVPALSSGTAWAGSTGAAGPGAGVTGPGTPAPAVAGLRVTDPGAYVSFSPHTGALPLVGAPVVVSPGDHPGVVRVAGDLRDDIEKVTGVRPGSTIGKVAVLVGTIGRSPLVDGLVASGRLDVTGVRGRWETSLQTVVDHPMPGVERALVIAGSDARGTIFGAYDLSYGIGVSPWHWWDDVPPVRRNGVWILPGRYTQGTPAVKYRGVFINDENPALGTWAPAYFGPGKAPGHPGGFNADFYAKVFELLLRLKGNYLWPAVWGRAFAEDDPDNHRRAAEYGMVMGTSHEAPMMRGIEEWNRHAKPGSDPYGGTGEWSYVRNADALKAYWRAGIQRMVDQGFEGVVTLGMRGNGDTSLPDGDGIELMQEIITEQRRIIEEVTGKPAAETPQVWTLYKEVQRYWDRGLRAPDDVTVVLTDDNWGNIRKHPNPAEPARGGGYGLYYHFDYVGAGRNYKWVDTANLRNVWDQLHQAHAFGNHGLWVANVGDLKGNELPTEFFLTYAWDPDRWDLDRLGEWERHYARQNFGEPESEAIAEVLATYGRLQARRKPELLNRRITLGSGGKVVNDDEQTPYYFAHRELERVTEEWKGLARKADRIARRLPAGTQDAWFELVGYEVQATANLYELRWAEFTNLLYAKQGRAAANDRAEQAEAALAKDFALADRFNDRIANGKWKGFQTQPHIDYGDVGRYGPNAGWQQPEKDNVALPDVLFPAVRRIEVPLAAELGVSVDGADDAGKWWPGGAGTEEARLPDFSPFQTRPRQYVEIFNRGRTPYDYRVELSAPWLIVDRPRGRVGQQVRVEVRVDWTRVPAGGAEGPVEGWVEASLTVSGAGSSVRVACRAERPALGGVGGAGGRQSLGGSQSLRGLRGFVEAGGYVAIDAEHYDRAVGQWRRIDGIGRTGRTGAGMTPWPVTSPRRTPGGSSPRLEYEVTLLSAPGEVTVWAEVSPRNPALPTGGLRYAVSVDDGAPVVVDINAATGADDGLMNDQWARNTSDNVNRTATRHTVSGPGRHRLTFWMVDPTVVLQRLLIDTGGLPATYLGPLESRRA
- a CDS encoding contact-dependent growth inhibition system immunity protein, with the translated sequence MPLSPLEHDRRYGELDQVMRAYAGLRADDTPDRPSEALVAYLRHTWHSRPWALATAEMQLREYADHPPGRLRLRLGEFYAIPDVGLAEGDVRQWLYCLADHIKRSVEEGEVPKPATPATHWEWHARFPELGQFLGGWFSQDMPDEFDDHDAAVADYRNSSDPQVVVRLVGELRELLALDLDETDYALAIAELGMEVDPPAPYSPSGWLSLVAEQLTVSHPGSRES